AAAGAAAATCAAAAAGAAGCTCCCCAAAAAAGAAATGAACTTAGCTCTACGCTCTGCAGTTGCTGCAACAGGGTCCAAAGAAACAGTATCAGCTAGAGGACACATGGTAGATGATGTACCAGACTTTCCTTTGGTTGTAGTAGATGACATTCAAAGCCTAAAAAAGACCCAAGAAGTCGAAGAAACCTTGTCCAACCTTGGAGTATGGGCAGACATCTTCCGCGTCAAAGAAAGCCGGAAAGTCCGAGCAGGCAAAGGCAAAATGCGTGGACGTAAAATGAAACAAGCCGTTGGTCCTTTGTTGGTCATTAGCCAAAACGATGGCGTTGCTGAAGCTGCACGAAACCTTCCAGGCTTGGATGTTGTTTCCGTTGAAAACCTTAATGCCGAGCTTTTGGCGCCAGGAACTCACATGGGCAGATTAACTGTTTGGACAAATTCAGCTTTTGAAAAAGTTGAAACCGTATTTGGAGGAAACTAAAATGGATGCATACAAAACTATCTGTTATCCAGTTATGACTGAAGTGACCAGCAGAATTCTTGAAACAGAAAATAAGCTGGTTTTCATTGTCAGCAAAAAAGCTACTAAAGCAGACATTAGACGAGCCGTAGAAGAACTTTATGATGTGGACGTTCAAAGCGTTAACTCTACCATCACGCCTGATGGTGAAAAAAAGGCTTTTGTCAGGTTAACTCCTGAATTCAAAGCGTCTGATCTTGCAATCAAACTAGGCATCCTCTAAACGAGGAGCGTCTGGTTTTCAGATGCCCACATCTACCAGATTTCTTTCAGTTATTGTTTTTTTGTTAGTCATTGCCGCTTCTGCGGTTTTGTTTATTTTTCCAGAACTTGTTTATGACATTTTAATCATAGTAATCGAGTCATTTCAAGCAGGAGGATTACCCCTCCTATTTGGAATGATGGTTATACAAGCAATAGCAATTCCAATTCCCTCTGAACTGGTTTTAATTGCAGGAGGCTTAGCATTTCCATTCCCCTTTGGATGGCTTACTGGCGCAGCAGGCTCTATAGTTGCAGCCATTGTCAGTTTTTACATCTCAAAAAAAGGCGGCAGAGGTCTGGCAATCAAACTAGTAGGAGAAAACGGGATACAATTTGCAGACAACTGGTTTAACAGATGGGGAAGCTGGGCCATACTTCTAGGAAGATTTACACCCTTCATACCATTTGATGCAATATCTTACAGTGCAGGCTTAACAACAATGAAATTGAAAAGTTTCCTCATCCCTACGATAATTGGCACATTTCCACGAACATTATTCTACACATATTTAGGAACCTACTTTGGTCTAACATTTGATGAACTTATAGAAGCATACCGAGCAACTGGAGAGATACCCCTTGAACTTCAAAGCATGGTTTCTCAGTTCAATTATGTGCTGTTGGGTGTTGTAGCTGTTATTGGTGTTATATTCATTGTGTATACTTTGGTCACTAGACGTTATTCCAAGGGCACAGAAAACTAAAAGTATTTAAACTGTTTCGTCTGTAGAACCTACGTTTCAAAGGAAGATGTGACA
This sequence is a window from Candidatus Bathyarchaeum sp.. Protein-coding genes within it:
- the rpl4p gene encoding 50S ribosomal protein L4, with the protein product MSAKVFDLNGKEVSQLNLPQIFNTPSRPDVVKRAVVTIQSHKYQPQGRDPMAGKKNTAESRHAGLGIARVPRFKERGQRAAFAPGVVGGRSAHPPESIKKIKKKLPKKEMNLALRSAVAATGSKETVSARGHMVDDVPDFPLVVVDDIQSLKKTQEVEETLSNLGVWADIFRVKESRKVRAGKGKMRGRKMKQAVGPLLVISQNDGVAEAARNLPGLDVVSVENLNAELLAPGTHMGRLTVWTNSAFEKVETVFGGN
- a CDS encoding VTT domain-containing protein yields the protein MPTSTRFLSVIVFLLVIAASAVLFIFPELVYDILIIVIESFQAGGLPLLFGMMVIQAIAIPIPSELVLIAGGLAFPFPFGWLTGAAGSIVAAIVSFYISKKGGRGLAIKLVGENGIQFADNWFNRWGSWAILLGRFTPFIPFDAISYSAGLTTMKLKSFLIPTIIGTFPRTLFYTYLGTYFGLTFDELIEAYRATGEIPLELQSMVSQFNYVLLGVVAVIGVIFIVYTLVTRRYSKGTEN
- a CDS encoding 50S ribosomal protein L23, which codes for MDAYKTICYPVMTEVTSRILETENKLVFIVSKKATKADIRRAVEELYDVDVQSVNSTITPDGEKKAFVRLTPEFKASDLAIKLGIL